CCCTCTATACCAGCAACCCGCGACCGGCCTTCGGGCCGGTCGCTTGCGTTTGGGGCCAAGGGGGCGTCGCCAACCAACGCCGCGAGGCCCGCGTTCAGGCGCATGACGCCGCGGCGCTCGGTCGGGTAGACGACGATCTCGTCGATGTAGCTGGCGATCACGCGCCGTACGCGCTCGTTGCGGCGGCCCGCCACCGCGTCCGTGAGGCCCGTGATCCGTTCCGCCGCCCACTTCCGCAGTGCCGGCTCGTCCGTACCACGCGACGCCGCCCGGGCCGCCCGCAGCTCGGCCTGGAGGTGTTCCTTACGCCGCCGCAGCTGCGTGAGCTGGTCGTTGATCATCGGCAGGTTCGCGGGATCAAGCCCGGTCATCAGCGCTTTCACGGTCGTGTCGATCTTCTCGGCCTCGCGCTGCAGCGCGGCCATGTCGGTCGCGGGCTGGTCCAGGCCGCTGGCGGCCACGACGAAGCGGTCGATCGCCTCATCCACGCCGGTGGCGTCCGCCAGGATCAGCGCCTGCAACTTCCCGAGCGCCCAGGTTTCGAGGGCGTCCGCCCGCAGCGCAGCCGGCGTCGCGCAGACGGCCTTGCCACGCCCGCGGCGGCCAGCGCAGGTGTAATACGGCGTGATCACCGGCTTGCGTCCCGGGATGTGACCCTTGTGCTTGCGCTCGCCCCAGAAGGCGAAGCCGCACTCGCCGCAGCGCAGGACGCCGCTGAGCAGCCAGCGGTTCGTCTGCTTGCCGTGGCCGCCCTTCGCCTCGAAACGCCGCCGCACCATCACCTGCGCGCGATCCCAGGTCTCGCGATCGACGATGGCGGGCGTCGCGTTTTCGATGACGATCCAGTCGTCGCTGGGCATGTTCGCCACGCGGCCGGACTCGCCCATCGGCTTCATGCGATCGGCACGCTGGCCGCGGCAAGCGAAGAACTTCGATTCGGTCCGGCGGTTCCAGACGATGTCGCCACGGTAGACCGGGTTCTCGAGCAGCGACTTGATCGTCGTGAAGCACCACAGGTTGCCACGCGGGCTGAGGATGCCGCGGCGGTTCAGCTCGTCGGCGATGCCCTTGAAGCCCATGCCCTCAACGCACATGCGGTAGGCGTCGCGGACGGCGGCGACGCGCTCGGGCGTGCTCAGCGCGAGCCGCGCGCGGCACTCTTTGCCGGGCTTCTTCAGCGACTGGCCCTTCTGGTACGTCGCCGTCAGCTTGCCGTCGCGGTCGAACACCTGGCGATCGCCGGACTCGAGGAAGCGCACGCGGTAGAGCAGCGACCCGTCGGGCCCGACGATCTCGCGGTCGTAGCCGTACGGCGTCAGGCGGCCAGGGTCTGATGCCGCCAGCACCGATGAGATCTGGCCGCGCAGCGTGTTCTGCGACAGGCTGATCGAGTACTGCCGGTTCTGGAACTGCTTCACGGTCCGCAGCACGTCGCCGTCGATACCCTCGCGGGCGAGGTAGTCTTCCGTTACGGACAGCAGCGTCGCGCCGGCCTTCCGCAGGACGTAGCGGTAATGCTCGGTCTCGGTGACGTCGCCGCGGCTGAACCGATCGCTGTTCCAGACGATCACGGCCTTGAAGAGCCCATGCTGGGCGTCCGCGATCATCTGCTGGAACGCGGGCCGCTTGTCGGCCGACGTGCCTGAGACGGCGTCGTCGATGTACTCACGGATGATGTCGTACCCGTGCTCGGCGGCCCAGCGTCTGATCTCGTTGCGCTGGTCGGGGATGCTCTGTTCCTGGCGATCGGTCGAGCGCCGCAGGTAGGCGGCGGCGGGCGTCCGCGGGTTGAGCGCTACGTGCATGTTCTGACCTCCTTCGCGTCCGTCCACCCTTGGCTCAAACCGCCGAGAACATCAAGGCCTGTCGCGCCGGTTTCGGCCGCGAAAAACGCCGGGAAAAACAGGCCGAAATGCGCTTGATCCCCCCGCCCGTCGAGGTAACTCAGTGCCCCGCTCGCATGGCGAGCCGCCCGGGCGCGTGCCGGGGCGAACGCGGAAACGCAGACAGGAGCACGACCATGAGCAAGAAGACGAAGAAGCCCAGCGCGACGAAGAAGGCCGCCACCAAGAAGGCCACGCGGCCGCAGAAGTCGGACATGTCCGCCCGGCCCGCGAAGGCGACGAAGGACGCCACGCCCGCCGCCGACAAGCCGATGAGCGGCCTGGACGCGGCCGCCAAGGTCCTGGCCGACGCCGGCGAGCCGATGCGGGCCAAGGCGATCGTCGACGCCGCGATCGGCGGCGGGCTGTGGAAGAGCGGCGGCAAGACGCCGCACGCCACGATCTACGCCGCCATGATCCGCGAGATCGCCGCCAAGGGCGACGCGTCGCGGTTCAAGAAGACCGACCGCGGGCTGTTCGCGTACAACGCCGGGGGTGGCCGATGACGCAGCGCGAGCCGGAATCCGACCGCCGCGACCTGATTGGCCGTGGCGAATGGACGCACGAGGCGGTGCCGCCCGGCTGCGAGTGCCCGTCCTGCCGCGAGTGGTGCATGGACCTGCTGGTCTGGCTGGACGACGACATCGTCCGCTGCACGACCTGCGGCACGCGCTACAACCCGACGACGGGCCAGGTCGCGGGCTACGACGACCAGGCTGACTGAACATCACCATCTTCCTCATGCACCCCGGTTCCGCCGGGGTGTTCTTCGGTCTCAGCGTGCTCAAGCCGCTTGAGACGCTGCCATTCGGCCAGGGGCACGAGCACGACGTCCAGCGCGCGGTAGCGCCGAATGCCCAGCGGCCGGCCCGTGCGCGCCACCTCGCGGCAGGCGTAACCGAGGATGGCCCGCACGTGGCTGATCTGCATGCTGAAGACGTCGTCGTCGTGCGTCATCGCGAATCACGTACAACAAATAAACTCACCGAAGGTCGGGGCGGGTTCCCACGCCAGCTTCGGGCCGCCGCCGCCGCGGAAGTACCTATTCCGCCATGAGCGGGCGGGCATCTTTTTCATGTGAGAATGTTGCTGGCTCGGCGATGCGACACGGCCGCTGGACCTGGCACGCGATGGCACGCGATCCATTCCATTGCGGCTATATACGTATATGCGCTTCACATTGAACCCTTCAAAGTTCATCTGCCATCGCTACGCGTGCAATGGCAAAACACGCGTGCCACCGCGTGCCAGAGCGCCGGTATCGGCCTCAGGACGCAATGCGACGCCCTCGTACATCCGAGCGCGACGACCGCTGACACGCGGTTGCACAATGCGCAGGCCCGGGCATGCCGCGCGCAGGTCACGCCCGAAGCTCTGGATCGTGCCCGTACGCTCACGACCGGTGTTGCCGCAGTAGTCCTGCCACGCCGCGAACAGCGCTTCCACGTCGACGCACAGGCCTGGGCCGATCTCGCAGCGTTCGCGCACGAACGCCCGGATCGGTGAGCTGAGATCCTCGAGGTCCTGCAGCGCTTCCGCCGCCGACGCCGGTTGCACGAAGTGGCCGCGCTCATTCAGCCGCTGCCAGCCGGCGATGGACCAGTTCAGGATGCCGGGCAGTTCCTCGAGCAGGCGCTCGGTCAGCTCGTGGTCCTCGCGCCCGTACCACGACCGCGTGAGGCACAGCAGGATGAAGCGGCTGGCCAGCGCGCCGCTGGCGTCGGTCAGCTTCGGCAACTCGTTCGTGAGGATCAGGAAGCGCGTCGGCAGCTTGCCCGTCCACGGCGGCAGGTGCTTGCGATCGACGGTGATGGCATCTTCGCCGCTGATGCTCAGCAGGCGTTCCACGACGACGGCCTGATCGGTGCGGCCGCTCAGGCGGGCGTCGCTGATGAT
This DNA window, taken from Phycisphaerae bacterium, encodes the following:
- a CDS encoding recombinase family protein, which translates into the protein MHVALNPRTPAAAYLRRSTDRQEQSIPDQRNEIRRWAAEHGYDIIREYIDDAVSGTSADKRPAFQQMIADAQHGLFKAVIVWNSDRFSRGDVTETEHYRYVLRKAGATLLSVTEDYLAREGIDGDVLRTVKQFQNRQYSISLSQNTLRGQISSVLAASDPGRLTPYGYDREIVGPDGSLLYRVRFLESGDRQVFDRDGKLTATYQKGQSLKKPGKECRARLALSTPERVAAVRDAYRMCVEGMGFKGIADELNRRGILSPRGNLWCFTTIKSLLENPVYRGDIVWNRRTESKFFACRGQRADRMKPMGESGRVANMPSDDWIVIENATPAIVDRETWDRAQVMVRRRFEAKGGHGKQTNRWLLSGVLRCGECGFAFWGERKHKGHIPGRKPVITPYYTCAGRRGRGKAVCATPAALRADALETWALGKLQALILADATGVDEAIDRFVVAASGLDQPATDMAALQREAEKIDTTVKALMTGLDPANLPMINDQLTQLRRRKEHLQAELRAARAASRGTDEPALRKWAAERITGLTDAVAGRRNERVRRVIASYIDEIVVYPTERRGVMRLNAGLAALVGDAPLAPNASDRPEGRSRVAGIEG
- a CDS encoding winged helix-turn-helix domain-containing protein, with product MSKKTKKPSATKKAATKKATRPQKSDMSARPAKATKDATPAADKPMSGLDAAAKVLADAGEPMRAKAIVDAAIGGGLWKSGGKTPHATIYAAMIREIAAKGDASRFKKTDRGLFAYNAGGGR